AGTACATACGGGCTGGCCTTGAGGAAGAAACTGACGAAACTGATGCCTGCGGCATTGCCCACGATGATGTTGGGTACGGAGCTGATCAGGGTGAGCAGGCCACCTACATTGGTAAGCAGACCCTCGATGAGCAGAAAACCCAGGAGCATCCTGTCCTGTCCCAGTTTCTTCAGAGACACCCCGGTGAGGGAGCCGACGATGATCATGGCAGTGACGTTGTTCAGCACCGCGGAAAACAGCACGGTCATGCCGCCGTAGTACCAAAGCAGTTTCAGGGGGTCGCCGGAAGATGCCTTGGTCAGGCGTATGGCAATCCAGCTGAACAACCCCGAGCGGGAGGTAACGTCCACGAACAGACTGGAGCCGATGATAATGGCAATGACCTCCCAGTCCACGGCCTCGATATACACAGGCATATGCAGGCGCTGGCCACCGGGAATGATGATGTCGCCAAAGGGTACGAGACCGAACATGGACGCCAGCAGCAGGCTGCCAATGGCGAATACGCCCACGATGAGGGATTTCCTGGCGTGCAGCTTTTCCTCCAGAGCCAGGGCCAGGATCATGGCAGCGAGGATCGCGGAGAACAGGTAGGTGGTGCCGGCGGATACGGCGTGATGGGCAGTTTCCATGAAGCTTCTCCGTTACAGCATCAACAGGGGAATCTGACGCAGTTCCACCGCCAGGGGATAGGCCACGGAGTGCATGGCATGCTGGCGTTCATCCTTGGCGCTGAGCACCAGGAGATCCAGCTTACGGGATTCGATCTGGTGGCGGTATTCCTCCACCAGTTCGCCAAAACACACCATGGAGAGCACGTTCAATCGTGGAAATTCCTGTTTCAATGCCAGAGCACAGGAATGAAAATAATCTTCAGGTTCCTTGAGCAGCTGTTCTTTCAGGCGTTTTCGGGCCAGATCGGTATCGATCACATCGATGCGCCCAATGGCATCCATGTAGCGTTCAAAGATACGCTTGTCCTCCACATGGGAGAGATACAGGTTGCCCGCGGGCTGAGAGAAGGCCGCCGCATAGTTGACCAGTCTGTCATTCATGGCCAGCAGATCCGTGACCACCATGATCTCCGAAGTATCCTGGAAAGCATGAGCGGCTTCGTATCCGGCTTCCGGGTGGGGCAGTACCATCACCGGCACCCGGGTTTTCTGCAGTAACACATCCAGATGTTCCCCCAGCGAGTGGGGAAAGCGCCAGGCCCGGCTGTGCAGGTTTCGGTAGGTCAGGATCAAGCCGGGCTGGTAACGCTCAACGACCTTCAGCAGATCTTCCGTGGTCTCGAAGTCGCTGCCACAAACCAGAAAGTAGTCTGCCTGATCCATTCCCCGGGACTGGTGCAGAAACCCCTGGATTTTTTGCCGGTAGGATCGAGCCTGGCGGTCGTCCAGATCAGTGACCAGCAACACCGGGCCGATGGTTACCGGCTCATAGGAATAAACATCCTTCAGTGCTGAACGAAAAACACTTTCGAACTGGTCTACCTGAGACAAGGGGCCGCTCCTGGAATGGCAATAGGCGAAGGCCGTATTATAGACCCCTGGAAAGGAACCGGTGAGCGTATCTTTGGTCTGAGAACTACAAGGGTAAATGACTATTTTGGGGCAGGCCATGGAAGCTGTGGAGAACAAGAGGGAGCTCCGGTTTTCCCTGGGGGGATGGCTGGTGTTCGCCCTGCTGGTGCATCTGTTGCTGATGCGTCAGCTGTCCATGGATTTCCGGCCCCGGGGCAATGTGGAATCCGCATCATTGCCTCTGGAAGTGGTGTTGGATCACAGGATCAGTGCCGCATCTCAGACGCCCGTCGCCGCGCAGCCATCAGCGGATGAACCAGCGCCGACGGCCCAACCATCACCGGTGAAAAAAGAGCAGGCGGAACCCGTACCGTCGAATCCCCGGAAAGCCAAAACCAATAAGCCTGAGCGGCGTTCCGGAACCGCACATACGGAAGTTGTCCGTCCACCACCCAAAATCGATGCCCGGCAGCTCGAAGAGTCCCTGCGGAGTTACCGTTTGCCGGAACAGGGTGGTCAGGAGCCATTTACCCGCATCCTGCCCCAGGGCCTGGATAGCGGGGCTTTTTCCGCCAATACGGCGGCGCGTATCAATGCCCGCATTCGAGAGTATGATGGGCGGGGTGGGGCCGAGGTGGTACGGGTACGCCGATTCGGAAAAAAGGACCGCTGCTTTCTGGTACACCGGGAAGGCTTTGACGTGGAACGAGAAGACTGGGATCCCGGTATGGAGACCATGGTCGGTTATGGAGCAGAGGAAATAGCATGCGAATAGACAGATTGATGTTGGGCCTGGCCGTGTTGCTGGCGCCTCTTTCCATTCAGGCTGCCGGATGTGAGTCCGGACGGGTCAGCCTGCAGATGCTGGGTACCCGGGGTCCGGAGTTGTGGGATGCCCGGGCGTCCACAGGCTATCTCTTGTGGCTGGATGGCAAGGCCCGGGTAGTGGTGGATGCCGGTCCCGGCAGCGTGCAGAACTTTGAAGCCTCGGGGGCGCGCTATGAAGACCTGTCCCTGTTTCTGTTCAGCCATTTCCATATCGATCACAGCGCAGATTTTCCCGCCTATGTAAAAGGTGGATTTTTCACCGGACGCAAGGATGACCTGCTGATCATCGGTCCCGATGGCAATGACTATCTGCCTTCAGCGGATGAATTTCTCACCCGTCTTTTCGCACCCAGGACCGGACTGTATCCTTACATGAGCAGCTTCATCGACGGCAGTGGCGCTTACCGCATCCGGGCGAAAACCGTGCCGTCCTCTTACAAGCTCCTGGATGAACGCAGGGTCTATGATCACAATGGCATCCGGGTCACGGCGGTTTCCGTGCATCATGCCGTGCTGCCTGCTCTGGCCTACCGGGTGGAAATGGCCGGTTGCGTCATCAGCTTTACCGGGGATATGAGCGGACGCTTCCATACCATGCCCGACCTGGCGAAAGGCTCGGATATTCTCGTGGCTCACAATGCCATTCCCGAGGATCAGACCGGCGCCGGACAGTTGCTGCATATGAGGCCCGGCTACATTGGAAAACTGGCGGCTGAGGCGGGAGTCAGGAAACTGATTCTCACCCATCTTATGAAACGCAGTGCCGGGCGCAGGGATGAAACCCTGAAACTCATACGGCAGCACTACCAGGGGCCGGTGGTGTTCGCGGATGATTTGCAGCGTTTTCAGCCCTGAGGCTGTTCCCTGCCATTGTGGGTCATTCTCTGCCCGCCAGCTCGAATCCAGTGGTCAGCACTTTTCGATGGTTTCCCCATACCGGGCTGTCTTCGGGAAAGAATTTCATCAGCGCCGTGGCATAACGGTCGAAGGGGTTTCTTATTTTGCGGATACGCCGTATTTCCTGCCGGGGCAGGCCATGGGTGTTGAAACGCAGAGTAAAGGGAACGGGATAGTCCGTGCCGAACAGCAGTTTGTGGTGAATATGTTTCTGTGTAGCGAGATGCGCCAGAGCCCGGGCGCGCATGGGAATGAGCAGGGCGGACAGATCCGCGTACAAATGGTTCTCGGTTTCCAGTAGCCCGAGGATCTGATGATAGTCGGCATCGAACCAGCGGGGGTTCTTCGACAGGTTGCGCCAGGGCCTTGCCCAGTGGTCGAATTGCCCCAGCCCCATGTGGGCGGCGATGACCGTCACGCCGCAATCCAGGGGCAGGCGCAGCATGGCGGCTCCTTCATACGCCCGTTTCGATGCGATGGTTATCTCGCTGCCCACATGTACGACCAGAGGGAGCTGCAGGGCCGCCAGCTTTTCATAATAGGGAATCAGGGTTTTGTCATTCAGATCCACTTCCCAGTAGTTCTGCAGGAATTTGGCGCCCAGGCAACCGGATTGCGCATATTCATCCAATAGATCCAGGGCATTGGGACGCAAGGGATTGACGCTCAGAAAGGGAATGAACTGTCGGGGAAAACGCCCGGCCACGCCGAGTACGTCACGGGTATCGGCGCACACCGTGCCATCCCGGTGCAGCTCCCGGCCCCTGCGGTCCACCCGGGCATCCACGGCGAACAGACAGGTTTGCCGGACAATGGCTGATTGTCTGACAGCATCAGCCATGGCCTGTACATAGGTCTCCCAGGGATCCTGCCGGAGGGCTTTGGCATCGACGCCCAGGCTGCTGGCGAAAACGGGAATCACCAGCCGGTCGAACAGTCGGTCGAAACGCACCTGCGGATTCAGCAGATGGGTATGGATGTCGATGGTGTTCATGAGGCGGCTTCCAGAGCCAGTTTTCCGGCAGTGGAAAAATCGTTTTTACCGCTGCCCAGTTTGGGAATGGCCTCTACCGGCACCAGGAGTGATGGTCGGGCCAGGGGATTCAGGGAGGATGACCTGATAAGCTTTTTGAGCTCGTCGTTGCTCATGCCGCCGCTATGGAGCAATACCAGCTTTTCTCCTTTCCTGCCATCGGGGATGCTGACGGCAAGAATTTCCACGCCTTCGGGGAGCAGGGGGTTCAGGGCCGCTTCGATACCGCCCAGGCTCACCATCTCACCGCCGATCTTGGCGAACCGGGAATAGCGATCCACGATGGTCAGGAAACCGTCTTCGTCCAGATGACCCTTGTCACCGGTCTTGTACCAACGGTGGCCATCCATTTCCACGATGACGGATTCGGTCTTTTCCCGGTCCTTGAGGTAACCCAGCATGACCTGTGCGCCGCCAAAAAGAATCAGCCCGTCTTCGCCGGTAGGCAGGTTTTCCAGGGTGTCGGGATCGACGATACGAAAGGCGCCGCCGGGCAAAGGCAGGCCCACGGTGCCGGGCTTGTGGCCGATCTGCACCTTCCAGGTATTGGGGTCGAGGCGGTCGGGAATGTTCACGCTGGCCACGGGAGTGGTTTCCGTGGAACCGTAACCTTCGTAGATTTCCTTGCCGAACTTGAGCTTGAAGGCGTCCCGCACCTCCGGGCTGAGGCGCTCCGCTCCGGCCACCACCACACGCAGGGATTCCAGCATCAGGGGATGCACCTTGCGGTTGGCGGTGAACAGGCGCAGGAAGGTGGACGTGGCGCAGAGAATACTGCCCTGGTGACGGTAAATGCCCTTGGCGATATTGAGGACGTCCGTGGGATCGGGATGGCACACGGCGGGAATGCCTTCCACCAGGGGCATCAGGCCGGTCACCGTCAGACCAAAGGCATGGAACAGGGGCAGGGTGGCCATGATGCAATCATCGGCCCGGGTATCCAGTACGTCGGAGACCTGGAGAATATTGGCCAGGATGTTGCGCTGACTGAGCATCACGCCCTTGGGAGCGCCCTCGCTGCCACTGGAGAACAGAATGGCGGCGGGATCCTCCAGGGAGACGCGCCGGCCGAATAGGGCATACAGCCAGGAGGCGGGCAGCAAGGTGGCGCAAATCAGCAGGAACCACTTGAGGCCGGAGCCAATCTCCCCGGCCAGATCCTCCAGATAATAGACTTCCACATGAGTGAACAGGGGTGACAGATCCACGCCCTTGCGTTGCAGTTTTTTCAGGAACTGCCGGGAAGTGTAGATGGATTTGATTTCGGCTTTATCCAGGCTGGATTGCAGGGCAGCCGGACTCGCGGTGAAATTCAGGTTGACCAGGGTTTTGCCCAATAGCAACACCGCCATGTTGGTGATCAGACCGGCACTGCTGGTAGGCAGCAACAGGCCGATGTTCTGTTCGGGGCTGCGTTTGCGGATCAGGCGGGAGAAAGCCAGCACCGCGGTCATGAAGCGCCGCGCCGACAGGGGTTTGCCGCCACGGGCTTCGGCGACGGCATTGGCGCTGCCCCGGCGCCTGGCCGTGCGTAGCCAGCGCAGGGCCAAAGGCTCCAGGCTGTGGGTATGTTCTTCCCAGGCGCTGACAGAAAGCTCGGATACCTGATGTTTTACCTGGATGGCGCTGGAATGCAGGGGCAGCGGCTTGCCGAATGCCACGATGACTTCCCGGCGCAGACGGTCATGACGGTTGTCCTGCAGTTGACGGCTGGCCCGGGAGAAGCGGCTGCCCCAGAGGCCCCGCAGATAAAAGGGCAGGATCACGCCATCATTGTCGGACAGCTCCTTCACCGCTCGTTCAAAGCCGTTCCTGAAGCTGCCCAGCTGTCCATTGCGGCTGATGGCGCCTTCGGGAAACAGGCACACGACTTCTCCTTTTCTCAACAGGTCGCCGATCTGCGCCAGGGCTTCCCTGCTGTGTCCGGGAGCAATGGGAATCACGCCAAAGAAATCCAGGAACCACTTCAGGTACCAGCGCTGATAGAGATTGCGATCCATGATGAAGCGTATGGGGCGGGGGCAGGCGATCTGCAACATGGCCCAGTCCAGCCAGCTGATGTGGTTGCCCAGCATGAGTACGCCCCCCTGGCCGGGGAGATTTTCAAAGCCCATGACGCGGATGCGGTAGCCTCCGGCGAACAGCCGCCCGATAACATAGCGCACCAGAGACTGGGGCAACTGCCAGACCGTGTAGAGGGCGCCCGCCAGGGCGGTGAAGGTCAGCAGGTGAAACAGTCCGGTGCTGTTCATGCCGGTGATGGCGAAAGCCACGGTCAGGCCGAGGAAGGCCAGCATGACGATGTTCTGCACCCAGTTGTTCCCCGCCAGTATGGTGCCCAGCTCCCGGTCCGGGGCATGGAACTGGATCAGGGCATTCAGAGGCACGATGAACAGTCCCCCGGCCACGCCCAGGAGCAGGAAATCCAGCCCCAGGAGCAGGTTGGAATCCAGCTGCGGGGTAAAGAACAGACTGGCCACGATACCCAAAGCGCCCAGGGGCACCAGGCCGGTTTCGATGCTGCGCCGGGAAGCCTGTCCGGCAATCAGGGAACCGATGATGATGCCGATGCCCGAGGCCGCCATGAGTCCCTGGATGACCACGGTATTGGTTTCTCCCAGGTGTTCCTTGGCATAGGCGGGAAAGGCCGCCAGCACTACCTGGGAAATGCCCCAGAACACGGACAGACCAATGATGGATAGCCAGATGCTGCGGTTGTCCAGAAGCTTGCGCACATTGTTGCGCAGATAGCCGCCGGAGGCATAGCTGCCGATCTGAAAGGCCAGATCCGGCGCTTCGGCTGGCGTGGCCGGCAGGCGCAGGGTGAAGAGGAATTCCGCCACGGAGCAGATCACCAGTATCCAGCCGATGGGAGCAATGGCCTGTTTATAATAATGAATATTGGTTGGTTCCATTATGGGTAAGCATGTACGAGAATTCCGAAACTTCTACTATTGGTAAAGAGTTAACAAGGGCGTTTATTAAAAACTGCATCTCTCAAACCACGTCTGATCTTTTAAAATCAGTCAATGATAAAGTCGATAAAAAACATATAAACACAAAATATATTTCTAATTTAAATAATTTTTACAGAGAGGTTTTTTCTATTAAGAATATAATTAAAAATATGAGAACCCCTGTAAGGAAAAAGCTATTTCGTCATTACAAAGAGAGCAAGAATAGGAATCTCTTAAGTGAATTAAAGGCGCTCAATACAAGCTCTAAAGACTCTTTATCAGTTTTATTTGAACAACATGGACTTAGTGGCTTTAAACCATTAGTAGGTCTAACGTCAGAT
This sequence is a window from Thiolapillus brandeum. Protein-coding genes within it:
- a CDS encoding MBL fold metallo-hydrolase translates to MRIDRLMLGLAVLLAPLSIQAAGCESGRVSLQMLGTRGPELWDARASTGYLLWLDGKARVVVDAGPGSVQNFEASGARYEDLSLFLFSHFHIDHSADFPAYVKGGFFTGRKDDLLIIGPDGNDYLPSADEFLTRLFAPRTGLYPYMSSFIDGSGAYRIRAKTVPSSYKLLDERRVYDHNGIRVTAVSVHHAVLPALAYRVEMAGCVISFTGDMSGRFHTMPDLAKGSDILVAHNAIPEDQTGAGQLLHMRPGYIGKLAAEAGVRKLILTHLMKRSAGRRDETLKLIRQHYQGPVVFADDLQRFQP
- a CDS encoding amidohydrolase family protein, translated to MNTIDIHTHLLNPQVRFDRLFDRLVIPVFASSLGVDAKALRQDPWETYVQAMADAVRQSAIVRQTCLFAVDARVDRRGRELHRDGTVCADTRDVLGVAGRFPRQFIPFLSVNPLRPNALDLLDEYAQSGCLGAKFLQNYWEVDLNDKTLIPYYEKLAALQLPLVVHVGSEITIASKRAYEGAAMLRLPLDCGVTVIAAHMGLGQFDHWARPWRNLSKNPRWFDADYHQILGLLETENHLYADLSALLIPMRARALAHLATQKHIHHKLLFGTDYPVPFTLRFNTHGLPRQEIRRIRKIRNPFDRYATALMKFFPEDSPVWGNHRKVLTTGFELAGRE
- a CDS encoding acyl-[ACP]--phospholipid O-acyltransferase, whose translation is MEPTNIHYYKQAIAPIGWILVICSVAEFLFTLRLPATPAEAPDLAFQIGSYASGGYLRNNVRKLLDNRSIWLSIIGLSVFWGISQVVLAAFPAYAKEHLGETNTVVIQGLMAASGIGIIIGSLIAGQASRRSIETGLVPLGALGIVASLFFTPQLDSNLLLGLDFLLLGVAGGLFIVPLNALIQFHAPDRELGTILAGNNWVQNIVMLAFLGLTVAFAITGMNSTGLFHLLTFTALAGALYTVWQLPQSLVRYVIGRLFAGGYRIRVMGFENLPGQGGVLMLGNHISWLDWAMLQIACPRPIRFIMDRNLYQRWYLKWFLDFFGVIPIAPGHSREALAQIGDLLRKGEVVCLFPEGAISRNGQLGSFRNGFERAVKELSDNDGVILPFYLRGLWGSRFSRASRQLQDNRHDRLRREVIVAFGKPLPLHSSAIQVKHQVSELSVSAWEEHTHSLEPLALRWLRTARRRGSANAVAEARGGKPLSARRFMTAVLAFSRLIRKRSPEQNIGLLLPTSSAGLITNMAVLLLGKTLVNLNFTASPAALQSSLDKAEIKSIYTSRQFLKKLQRKGVDLSPLFTHVEVYYLEDLAGEIGSGLKWFLLICATLLPASWLYALFGRRVSLEDPAAILFSSGSEGAPKGVMLSQRNILANILQVSDVLDTRADDCIMATLPLFHAFGLTVTGLMPLVEGIPAVCHPDPTDVLNIAKGIYRHQGSILCATSTFLRLFTANRKVHPLMLESLRVVVAGAERLSPEVRDAFKLKFGKEIYEGYGSTETTPVASVNIPDRLDPNTWKVQIGHKPGTVGLPLPGGAFRIVDPDTLENLPTGEDGLILFGGAQVMLGYLKDREKTESVIVEMDGHRWYKTGDKGHLDEDGFLTIVDRYSRFAKIGGEMVSLGGIEAALNPLLPEGVEILAVSIPDGRKGEKLVLLHSGGMSNDELKKLIRSSSLNPLARPSLLVPVEAIPKLGSGKNDFSTAGKLALEAAS